One window from the genome of Paramisgurnus dabryanus chromosome 22, PD_genome_1.1, whole genome shotgun sequence encodes:
- the LOC135785564 gene encoding C-C chemokine receptor type 3 produces MTNRMETLTTPNYEYPTICDFTDINDFSKKYLPPLYYIIFIISLVGNGIVLCIMYKFEKLNTVTNIFLINLIASNIIFTFTLPFQAVYHSDEWIFGELLCKLVNGCFYLGFYSSILFLTLMTFDRYLAVVHCVVASRQRRSCYAVLLSVIVWCISLVASLEVFVHYTVVENQLYGLDCEDKSERHWKVFALYKQFVLFFLFPLAVFVYCYSRIIITVISTRIVGKHRTVRLIFIIVLMFFAFWSPYNILMMINSNKDAEDCDDSIEYPLRISNNIARLYFCINPFFYTFLGKKFQNHVRRLLANKILCLTQYESSSASSRTLH; encoded by the coding sequence ATGACCAACAGGATGGAAACACTTACAACACCAAACTACGAATACCCAACTATTTGCGATTTCACTGACATAAATGATTTCTCCAAAAAGTATCTTCCTCCCCTGTACtacatcatcttcatcatcagcCTGGTCGGCAATGGAATAGTTTTGTGTATCATGTACAAGTTTGAAAAGCTCAACACGGTCACAAATATCTTTCTCATCAACCTGATAGCTTCCAACATAATTTTTACCTTCACTCTCCCATTCCAAGCTGTTTATCATTCCGATGAATGGATCTTCGGTGAGCTACTCTGCAAGTTGGTGAATGGTTGCTTCTATCTCGGTTTCTACAGCTCCATCCTCTTCCTCACTCTCATGACATTTGATCGCTACCTGGCTGTGGTCCACTGTGTAGTAGCCAGCAGACAACGCAGGAGCTGCTATGCTGTTTTGTTGTCTGTAATCGTCTGGTGCATTAGTCTTGTTGCGAGCCTCGAAGTCTTTGTCCACTACACCGTGGTTGAAAATCAGTTGTACGGATTGGATTGTGAAGACAAGAGCGAACGTCATTGGAAAGTGTTTGCACTTTACAAACAATTTGTGCTTTTTTTTCTCTTCCCGTTGGCTGTGTTTGTATATTGCTACTCTAGGATAATAATAACAGTCATCTCCACACGAATAGTAGGTAAACACAGAACGGTGAGGcttatttttataattgtcTTGATGTTTTTTGCATTCTGGAGCCCgtataatatcctaatgatgaTAAATAGTAACAAAGATGCTGAAGACTGTGATGACAGTATTGAATATCCATTGCGCATTAGTAACAACATTGCCCGCTTATACTTTTGTATTAACCCTTTTTTCTACACCTTTCTGGGGAAGAAGTTTCAGAACCATGTGAGACGACTGTTAGCGAATAAAATATTGTGTTTAACGCAATATGAATCATCCAGTGCGAGCAGCAGAACACTACATTAA